The following are encoded in a window of Amphibacillus xylanus NBRC 15112 genomic DNA:
- the ilvC gene encoding ketol-acid reductoisomerase: MAKVVYNDQIQEDVLKGKKIAIIGYGSQGHAHALNLKESGFDVVVGLRKGKSWDQAYEDGLDVKTVAEASKEADVIMILLPDENQPQVYKESIEANLEEGNALVFAHGFNIHYSQITPPENVDVFLVAPKGPGHLVRRTFEEGAGVPALYGIYQDYTGNARELALAYAKGVGAGRAGILETTFQEETETDLFGEQAVLCGGATSLVKAGFETLVEAGYQPEVAYFECLHELKLIVDLMYESGLEGMRYSISDTAQWGDFVSGPRVINDETKARMKDVLTDIQTGKFAKDWILENQANRPQFNAINQAEKNHLIEKVGRELRDLMPFVKQRANAKKEVVSDDSNN, from the coding sequence ATGGCAAAAGTAGTTTATAACGATCAAATACAAGAGGATGTACTAAAGGGTAAGAAAATCGCAATTATCGGATACGGTTCACAAGGACACGCACACGCATTAAACCTAAAAGAAAGTGGTTTTGATGTGGTTGTCGGATTAAGAAAAGGTAAGTCATGGGATCAAGCATATGAGGATGGTCTAGACGTTAAAACAGTTGCTGAGGCTAGTAAAGAAGCTGATGTGATTATGATCTTACTTCCTGACGAGAACCAACCACAAGTTTATAAAGAAAGTATTGAAGCGAACCTTGAAGAAGGAAACGCCCTTGTATTTGCACACGGGTTTAATATTCACTATAGCCAGATCACACCACCAGAAAATGTTGATGTGTTTTTAGTTGCACCTAAAGGACCTGGTCACCTAGTCCGCCGTACATTTGAAGAAGGTGCTGGTGTACCAGCATTGTATGGTATTTATCAAGACTATACAGGAAATGCTAGAGAACTTGCATTAGCTTATGCCAAAGGTGTAGGTGCTGGCCGTGCAGGAATTCTTGAAACAACATTCCAAGAAGAAACAGAAACTGACCTATTCGGTGAGCAGGCTGTCCTTTGTGGCGGTGCAACTAGCTTAGTAAAAGCAGGATTCGAAACACTTGTTGAAGCTGGATACCAACCAGAAGTTGCGTATTTCGAATGTTTACACGAACTTAAACTTATTGTTGATTTGATGTATGAAAGCGGGCTTGAAGGAATGAGATACTCTATCTCTGATACAGCTCAATGGGGTGACTTTGTCTCTGGTCCACGTGTTATTAATGATGAAACAAAAGCACGTATGAAAGATGTATTAACAGACATTCAAACAGGTAAATTTGCTAAAGACTGGATCTTAGAGAACCAAGCAAATCGCCCACAATTTAATGCAATTAACCAAGCAGAGAAAAATCACTTAATTGAGAAAGTAGGTAGAGAGCTTCGTGATTTAATGCCATTTGTTAAGCAAAGAGCAAATGCAAAAAAGGAAGTGGTCTCGGATGACTCAAACAATTAA
- a CDS encoding 2-isopropylmalate synthase produces MTQTIKIFDTTLRDGEQSPGVNLNQIEKLEIAKQLERLGVDVIEAGFPASSQGDFDAVKKIAQTITKSTVTALARANKNDIDRAWEAIKDAKKPRIHVFIATSPIHMKDKLKKTPEEVINIAVEMVKYAKQKCHDIEWSAEDASRSDLSFLATIIEKVIDAGANVINLPDTVGYTMPKEYGEMFKYIKENVPNIDRVDLSTHCHDDLGMALANTIAGIQNGATQVEGTINGIGERAGNVALEELAVALEIRKDFYPYSTGLVLKEIKRTSDMISKLTGMIVPGNKAVVGRNAFAHESGIHQDGVLKNTQTYEIITPEMVGVQSNNLVLGKHSGRHAFKDRITQLGFTLSEEKISAAFKSFKLLTDRKKEVTEDDLFALLMDIQTGISNRKQYKLLSFQVHYDSDHSPTATVKIETPNKEVVVGEKSGAGSVEALYNTIESLIEENVQLTDFTLSSVGKGKDALAEVHIHLNVDNQPVSGRGTSQDVLEAAAYAFLNAVNRSFIKVKGD; encoded by the coding sequence ATGACTCAAACAATTAAGATTTTTGATACAACGTTAAGAGATGGTGAACAATCACCAGGTGTCAATTTGAATCAAATTGAAAAATTAGAAATCGCCAAACAACTTGAACGTTTAGGAGTTGATGTGATCGAAGCAGGATTTCCTGCTTCATCACAAGGTGATTTTGATGCAGTGAAGAAAATCGCTCAAACCATTACGAAATCGACTGTAACTGCTTTAGCAAGAGCAAATAAGAATGATATTGATCGAGCTTGGGAAGCGATTAAAGACGCAAAAAAACCACGCATTCACGTTTTTATCGCTACCTCCCCTATTCATATGAAAGATAAGTTAAAGAAAACACCTGAAGAAGTAATTAATATCGCTGTTGAAATGGTTAAATACGCTAAACAGAAATGTCATGATATTGAATGGTCTGCTGAAGATGCTTCACGATCAGATCTTTCATTTTTAGCTACAATCATTGAAAAAGTTATTGATGCTGGAGCAAATGTGATCAACTTACCTGATACTGTTGGATACACAATGCCAAAAGAATATGGTGAGATGTTTAAGTACATTAAAGAAAACGTACCAAACATTGATCGAGTAGACTTATCTACGCACTGCCATGACGATTTAGGGATGGCTTTAGCAAATACAATCGCAGGGATACAAAATGGCGCAACACAAGTTGAAGGTACTATTAATGGTATCGGAGAACGCGCAGGAAATGTCGCATTAGAAGAATTAGCTGTTGCACTTGAGATTAGAAAAGATTTTTATCCGTACTCGACTGGTTTAGTGCTTAAAGAAATTAAGCGAACAAGTGATATGATAAGTAAACTAACAGGCATGATCGTCCCTGGTAACAAAGCTGTTGTTGGTCGTAATGCTTTTGCGCATGAATCAGGCATTCACCAAGATGGCGTATTGAAAAATACACAAACATACGAGATTATTACACCGGAAATGGTCGGTGTCCAATCTAATAATCTAGTACTCGGAAAACATTCAGGTCGTCATGCATTTAAAGACCGTATTACTCAGCTTGGTTTTACCTTATCTGAAGAAAAAATATCAGCAGCCTTCAAATCTTTTAAACTATTAACTGACCGTAAAAAAGAAGTTACTGAAGATGATTTATTCGCTTTATTAATGGATATTCAAACAGGAATAAGCAATCGAAAACAATATAAGCTGTTATCCTTTCAAGTTCATTACGACTCCGATCACTCCCCTACTGCCACTGTAAAAATTGAAACACCTAATAAAGAAGTGGTTGTCGGTGAGAAAAGTGGCGCTGGTAGTGTTGAAGCACTGTATAACACTATTGAATCACTAATCGAAGAAAACGTGCAATTAACCGACTTTACATTAAGCTCAGTTGGTAAAGGAAAAGATGCACTAGCTGAAGTGCATATTCATTTAAATGTTGATAATCAACCCGTTAGCGGGCGTGGCACATCTCAGGACGTACTCGAAGCAGCCGCATACGCTTTTTTAAATGCTGTTAACAGATCATTTATTAAAGTCAAGGGTGATTGA
- the leuB gene encoding 3-isopropylmalate dehydrogenase — protein MKKHIVLLPGDGIGPEILASSVAILKTIAKKFNHQFTFEEHLIGGAAIDAVNNPLPQETLDAAKKADAILLGAVGGPKWDHNPSELRPERGLLAIRKALDLYANLRPVKGFEKLLHASPLKEDIIKGSDLLIVRELTGGLYFGRPSERRNDGQDVVDTLAYSKAEIERIVKKGFESAQLRRKKLTSVDKANVLESSKLWREVVEEQSQFYPDVEVEHLLVDAAAMHLITHPSHFDVIVTENMFGDILSDEASVLTGSLGMLPSASLAESGVGLYEPAHGSAPDIAGQNIANPIAMILSSAMMLRYSFDLNAEAELIEKAVEACINQGFHTADLQVKNGTKVSTTEMTDAMINFIATAKS, from the coding sequence ATGAAAAAACATATCGTCCTATTGCCTGGTGATGGAATTGGTCCAGAAATATTAGCTAGTTCTGTTGCCATCTTAAAGACAATCGCCAAAAAATTTAATCATCAATTTACTTTTGAGGAACATTTAATTGGTGGAGCTGCAATTGATGCGGTAAATAACCCACTTCCTCAAGAAACACTAGATGCAGCTAAAAAAGCGGATGCAATCCTATTAGGTGCTGTCGGCGGACCAAAATGGGATCATAATCCGTCTGAACTGCGACCAGAACGTGGCTTACTAGCTATCAGAAAAGCATTAGACCTGTATGCCAATTTAAGACCTGTAAAAGGATTTGAAAAGTTACTCCATGCCTCTCCATTGAAAGAGGATATTATTAAAGGTAGTGACCTGCTTATTGTCAGAGAGTTAACTGGTGGCCTCTACTTCGGTCGCCCAAGTGAACGTCGCAATGATGGTCAAGATGTAGTTGATACACTAGCCTACTCCAAAGCTGAAATCGAGCGAATTGTTAAAAAAGGCTTCGAAAGTGCTCAACTACGACGTAAGAAATTAACATCAGTCGATAAAGCAAACGTTTTAGAATCTAGTAAACTATGGCGCGAAGTCGTTGAAGAACAAAGTCAATTCTATCCGGATGTTGAAGTTGAACATCTATTAGTTGATGCAGCTGCCATGCATTTAATTACACATCCAAGTCATTTTGATGTCATTGTTACAGAGAATATGTTTGGTGATATTTTAAGTGATGAAGCATCTGTCCTTACAGGATCACTAGGTATGCTTCCATCAGCTAGTCTAGCTGAAAGCGGTGTTGGGTTATATGAACCAGCTCACGGATCAGCACCAGATATAGCAGGACAAAATATCGCTAACCCAATAGCGATGATTTTATCTAGTGCGATGATGCTTCGCTATTCCTTCGACTTAAATGCTGAGGCAGAATTAATTGAAAAGGCTGTTGAAGCTTGTATTAATCAAGGCTTCCATACAGCAGATTTACAAGTGAAAAATGGAACTAAAGTTTCTACAACTGAAATGACTGATGCAATGATTAACTTTATTGCTACTGCAAAGTCATAA
- the leuC gene encoding 3-isopropylmalate dehydratase large subunit gives MTKPRTIIEKIWDKNVVYEEEPGKPAILYIDLHLVHEVTSPQAFEGLRLKGRKVRQPKLTFATMDHNVPTIHTHIIRDQISKLQMDTLRKNCEEFGVPLAGIGHKHQGIVHVIGPELGLTQPGKTIVCGDSHTSTHGAFGALAFGIGTSEVEHVLATQTIWQAKPKTLNVQIDGELKTGVTAKDLILALIAKFGVDFGTGYVIEYTGEAVRKLSMEGRMTICNMSIEAGARAGLVSPDQTTIDFLRGREYAPKGEEFEKAAQEWLALASDENAEYDRTVTFNASEVEPQVTWGTNPSQCIPVNGTIPDPEQADNENDKNEIKRALEYMGLEAGTPISEVPIEHVFIGSCTNSRVEDLERAASIIQGRKVHPNVKAIVVPGSQTVKLEAEKKGLDQLFKEAGFEWREPGCSSCLAMNDDVIPPGERCASTSNRNFEGRQGTDARTHLVSPEMASAAAIAGHFVDVRTFV, from the coding sequence TTGACGAAACCTAGAACAATAATTGAGAAGATTTGGGATAAAAATGTCGTGTACGAAGAAGAACCAGGTAAACCGGCGATTCTTTATATTGACTTACATTTAGTTCATGAAGTGACTTCACCACAGGCATTTGAGGGTTTACGTCTAAAGGGTCGTAAAGTTAGACAACCGAAGTTAACTTTTGCAACGATGGACCATAACGTACCAACGATTCATACTCACATTATTAGAGATCAAATCTCCAAATTACAAATGGATACGTTAAGAAAAAACTGTGAGGAATTTGGCGTACCATTAGCGGGTATTGGTCATAAACATCAAGGTATTGTGCATGTAATTGGACCTGAATTAGGTTTAACCCAGCCAGGAAAAACGATCGTCTGTGGAGATAGCCATACATCTACTCATGGTGCCTTTGGAGCTCTTGCTTTTGGAATTGGAACAAGTGAAGTTGAACACGTTTTAGCAACACAAACTATTTGGCAAGCAAAGCCGAAAACACTTAATGTACAAATTGATGGAGAGCTAAAAACGGGTGTCACTGCTAAAGACTTAATTCTTGCCCTTATCGCTAAGTTTGGTGTTGATTTTGGTACTGGATATGTCATTGAATATACTGGCGAAGCTGTTCGTAAATTATCAATGGAAGGTCGAATGACGATTTGTAATATGTCCATCGAAGCTGGTGCTAGAGCTGGATTAGTCAGCCCAGATCAAACAACGATCGACTTTTTAAGAGGACGTGAATACGCACCTAAGGGCGAAGAATTTGAAAAAGCCGCACAAGAGTGGTTAGCACTCGCTTCTGATGAAAATGCTGAATACGACCGAACAGTGACATTTAATGCAAGTGAAGTAGAGCCGCAAGTGACATGGGGAACTAACCCTAGTCAGTGTATCCCTGTAAATGGAACGATACCTGACCCAGAACAAGCAGACAATGAAAATGATAAAAATGAAATTAAACGCGCACTTGAATATATGGGCTTAGAAGCTGGAACGCCAATTAGCGAAGTTCCAATTGAACATGTTTTTATTGGCTCTTGTACTAACTCAAGGGTTGAAGATTTAGAACGAGCAGCTAGTATTATTCAAGGTCGAAAAGTCCATCCAAATGTCAAAGCTATTGTCGTACCTGGTTCACAAACAGTTAAATTAGAAGCTGAGAAAAAAGGCTTAGATCAATTATTTAAAGAAGCAGGATTTGAATGGCGCGAACCTGGATGTAGTAGTTGTCTTGCGATGAATGATGATGTTATTCCACCAGGTGAGCGTTGTGCATCAACGTCTAACCGTAACTTTGAGGGCAGACAAGGAACGGATGCCAGAACGCACCTTGTCAGTCCAGAAATGGCATCAGCAGCAGCAATTGCTGGACACTTTGTTGATGTTAGAACATTTGTATAA
- the leuD gene encoding 3-isopropylmalate dehydratase small subunit — MEPIKQHTGLVYPLNRANVDTDQIIPKQFLKRISRQGFGQYLFYNWRFDKKDRPREDFSLNQPKYQNASILVGGENFGCGSSREHAPWALEDFGFRVIIAPSFADIFFNNCTKNGLLPVVLPEAEVNQLIKNAESESYHLTVDLENLKVYDNKDFETSFTLAEYPRQMLLNGWDEISVTLTHEDKIAEFEKNHVVY; from the coding sequence ATGGAACCGATCAAACAACATACCGGATTAGTATATCCATTAAACCGCGCCAACGTCGATACTGATCAAATTATTCCAAAACAATTTTTAAAGCGAATTTCTCGCCAAGGATTTGGCCAATATTTATTTTACAATTGGCGCTTTGATAAAAAAGATCGTCCTAGAGAAGACTTCTCACTAAATCAACCTAAATATCAAAATGCTAGTATCCTAGTTGGTGGTGAAAACTTCGGCTGTGGTTCATCACGTGAACACGCACCGTGGGCATTAGAAGACTTTGGTTTTAGAGTGATTATTGCACCGAGCTTTGCCGATATCTTCTTTAACAACTGTACGAAAAACGGACTACTACCTGTTGTTCTACCTGAAGCTGAGGTTAATCAACTTATAAAAAATGCAGAGTCTGAATCCTATCACCTAACAGTTGATTTAGAAAACTTAAAAGTCTATGATAATAAAGATTTTGAAACTAGTTTCACTCTAGCAGAATATCCAAGACAAATGCTCTTAAACGGTTGGGATGAAATTTCTGTAACCTTAACACATGAAGACAAAATTGCTGAATTTGAAAAGAACCATGTTGTTTATTAA